A single window of Streptomyces cathayae DNA harbors:
- a CDS encoding cold-shock protein, with translation MASGTVKWFNAEKGFGFIEQDGGGPDVFAHYSNIATSGFRELQEGQKVTFDVTQGQKGPQAENIVPA, from the coding sequence ATGGCATCTGGCACCGTGAAGTGGTTCAACGCGGAAAAGGGCTTCGGCTTCATCGAGCAGGACGGCGGCGGCCCCGACGTCTTCGCCCACTACTCGAACATCGCCACCTCGGGCTTCCGCGAGCTTCAGGAAGGCCAGAAGGTGACCTTCGACGTCACGCAGGGCCAGAAGGGCCCGCAGGCCGAGAACATCGTTCCCGCCTGA
- a CDS encoding sugar ABC transporter substrate-binding protein, with product MNPCTPRTTRTTLVTAGLTALSLLSLSACGAFGDSDGSGDSASPSKRNDITVGLLLPDDDATRYEKFDRPLIAERVGVLTGKEGKVVYANAGGSTAEQSRQFDRMIADEVDVILVTAVDSRAVGPDVKKAKAAGIPVIAYDRLAEGPIDAYVSHDNELVGEVQGRAIVDELSGRGEKGKVVVMNGAPADPNAALFKRGALNELNGNVEIAKAYDTDKWRPEVAKANMEKAIDAIGAGNVDAVYSANDSMAGAVIEALEEAGVSDLPPVTGQDADLAAVQRIVAGTQHMTVYKSFRLAAGGAAEIAVARVQGRDIQFDSLTVDRVDSATRKDIPTMLIPVVALTRDNIQDTVIRDDVYEVKDICTAEYRAACASIGLTP from the coding sequence GTGAACCCCTGTACTCCTCGCACCACCCGCACCACCCTCGTGACGGCCGGTCTCACGGCCCTCTCGCTCCTCTCGCTCTCCGCGTGCGGCGCGTTCGGCGACAGTGACGGGAGCGGTGACTCCGCCTCGCCGAGCAAGCGCAACGACATCACGGTGGGTCTCCTCCTGCCCGACGACGACGCGACGCGCTACGAGAAGTTCGACCGTCCCCTCATCGCGGAGCGGGTCGGCGTTCTCACCGGCAAGGAGGGCAAGGTCGTCTACGCGAACGCCGGGGGGAGCACGGCCGAGCAGAGCCGGCAGTTCGACCGGATGATCGCCGACGAGGTCGACGTGATCCTGGTGACCGCGGTGGACTCCAGGGCCGTCGGGCCGGACGTGAAGAAGGCCAAGGCGGCGGGCATTCCCGTCATCGCCTACGACCGGCTCGCCGAGGGCCCGATCGACGCGTACGTGTCGCACGACAACGAGCTCGTCGGCGAGGTGCAGGGCCGCGCGATCGTCGACGAGCTCAGCGGCAGGGGGGAGAAGGGCAAGGTCGTCGTGATGAACGGCGCGCCCGCCGACCCGAACGCGGCCCTGTTCAAGAGGGGCGCGCTCAACGAGTTGAACGGGAACGTGGAGATAGCCAAGGCGTACGACACCGACAAGTGGAGGCCCGAGGTCGCCAAGGCGAACATGGAGAAGGCGATCGACGCCATCGGAGCCGGCAACGTCGACGCCGTCTACTCGGCGAACGACAGCATGGCCGGAGCCGTCATCGAGGCGCTGGAGGAGGCGGGCGTCTCCGACCTCCCGCCGGTGACCGGGCAGGACGCCGACCTGGCGGCCGTGCAGCGGATCGTCGCGGGCACGCAGCACATGACGGTGTACAAGTCGTTCCGGCTCGCGGCGGGCGGCGCCGCGGAGATCGCGGTGGCCCGGGTCCAGGGGCGGGACATCCAGTTCGACTCGCTGACCGTCGACCGCGTCGACAGTGCGACGCGGAAGGACATCCCGACGATGCTGATCCCGGTGGTCGCCCTGACGCGGGACAACATCCAGGACACGGTGATCCGGGACGACGTCTACGAGGTCAAGGACATCTGCACCGCCGAGTACCGGGCGGCCTGCGCCTCGATCGGCCTCACCCCGTAA
- a CDS encoding response regulator transcription factor yields the protein MTALAPAPDSGAPIRVLVGDDQELVRTGYVTIFGAQPDLEVVGEAGDGRATVEAARRLRPDVVVMDIRMPLLDGIEATRLLAGPGVAEPVRVLVVTTFNLDEYVYEALRAGASGFLLKDAPPRDLVDGIRTVAAGESLLAPAVTRRLVGRFADRIRRPRAPATEALSALAPRETEVLRLIAEGLSNAEIADRMVISRETVKTYVSRILTKLGLRDRVQAVVLAHRVGLVAPCD from the coding sequence ATGACCGCGCTCGCCCCCGCCCCCGATTCCGGCGCCCCGATCCGTGTCCTGGTCGGCGACGACCAGGAACTCGTACGCACCGGCTACGTCACCATCTTCGGCGCGCAGCCGGACCTCGAGGTCGTCGGCGAGGCGGGCGACGGCCGCGCCACGGTGGAGGCGGCGCGGCGGCTGCGCCCGGACGTGGTGGTGATGGACATCCGGATGCCGCTCCTGGACGGAATCGAGGCGACCCGTCTGCTGGCCGGCCCGGGTGTCGCCGAGCCGGTGAGGGTCCTGGTGGTCACCACCTTCAACCTCGACGAGTACGTGTACGAGGCGCTGCGGGCCGGCGCGAGCGGATTCCTGCTCAAGGACGCACCGCCGCGCGACCTGGTGGACGGCATCCGCACGGTCGCCGCCGGCGAGTCGCTGCTGGCGCCCGCCGTCACCCGCAGGCTCGTCGGCAGGTTCGCCGACCGCATCCGCCGGCCCCGGGCCCCCGCCACCGAGGCGCTGTCCGCCCTGGCGCCCCGCGAGACCGAGGTGCTGAGACTCATCGCCGAGGGCCTGTCGAACGCCGAGATCGCCGACCGGATGGTCATCAGCCGCGAGACCGTCAAGACGTACGTGTCACGCATCCTGACCAAGCTCGGCCTGCGCGACCGGGTCCAGGCGGTCGTACTCGCCCACCGGGTGGGCCTGGTCGCCCCCTGCGACTGA
- a CDS encoding DEAD/DEAH box helicase, translated as MNRNHTARSNNSSSRSRTEKASTGSGRGGRVRSQGSGRQGAAPRSGKAGRGGGRGGRPAVSGGEFAPPVTLTPALEPVESFSELDMPERLLTALGTEGVTTPFPIQAATLPNSLAGRDVLGRGRTGSGKTLAFGLALLARTDGQRAEPRQPLALVLVPTRELAQQVTDALTPYARALRLRIATVVGGVSIGRQVSALRAGAEVVVATPGRLKDLIDRDDCRLDQVAVTVLDEADQMADMGFMPQVTALLDQVRPGGQRMLFSATLDRNVDRLVRTYLHDPVVHSVDPSAGAVTTMEHHLLHVDDDDKHATTTEIAARDGRVIMFLDTKHAADRLAKKLLAVGVRASALHGGKSQSQRTRTLTQFKDGHVTVLVATNVAARGIHVDNLDLVVNVDPPSDHKDYLHRGGRTARAGESGTVVTLVLPHQRRDMTRLMGDAGITPQTTRVRPGGTELNRITGAQAPSGVPVVIAPPPAQNKPARSGSSSRGRRGRPGQGRRRPAAKG; from the coding sequence ATGAACCGCAACCACACAGCCCGTTCGAACAACAGCTCCTCCCGCTCCCGTACGGAGAAAGCCTCCACGGGCTCCGGCCGGGGCGGCCGCGTCCGCTCTCAGGGGTCGGGCCGCCAGGGCGCCGCCCCCCGTTCGGGCAAGGCCGGGCGCGGTGGCGGCCGCGGAGGCCGTCCCGCCGTGTCCGGTGGGGAGTTCGCCCCGCCGGTCACCCTCACCCCGGCACTGGAGCCGGTCGAGTCCTTCTCCGAACTCGACATGCCCGAGCGGCTGTTGACCGCCCTCGGGACCGAGGGCGTGACCACCCCGTTCCCGATCCAGGCCGCGACGCTGCCGAACTCGCTGGCCGGCCGGGACGTGCTGGGCCGCGGGCGCACCGGCTCGGGCAAGACGCTCGCCTTCGGCCTCGCCCTGCTGGCCCGCACCGACGGGCAGCGGGCCGAGCCCCGGCAGCCGCTGGCCCTCGTCCTCGTGCCCACCCGGGAACTCGCCCAGCAGGTCACCGACGCCCTCACCCCCTACGCACGCGCGCTGCGCCTGCGCATCGCCACCGTGGTCGGCGGGGTGTCGATCGGCCGGCAGGTGAGCGCCCTGCGCGCCGGGGCCGAGGTCGTCGTCGCGACGCCCGGCCGGCTCAAGGACCTCATCGACCGGGACGACTGCCGCCTGGACCAGGTCGCCGTCACCGTCCTGGACGAGGCGGACCAGATGGCCGACATGGGCTTCATGCCGCAGGTGACCGCCCTGCTCGACCAGGTGCGCCCCGGGGGCCAGCGCATGCTGTTCTCCGCGACGCTGGACCGCAACGTCGACCGTCTGGTGCGCACCTACCTCCACGATCCCGTGGTCCACTCGGTCGACCCGTCCGCGGGCGCGGTCACCACGATGGAGCACCACCTGCTGCACGTGGACGACGACGACAAGCACGCCACCACCACGGAGATCGCCGCCCGCGACGGGCGCGTGATCATGTTCCTGGACACCAAGCACGCCGCCGACCGGCTGGCCAAGAAGCTCCTCGCCGTCGGGGTGCGCGCCTCGGCCCTGCACGGCGGGAAGTCCCAGTCCCAGCGCACCCGGACCCTGACCCAGTTCAAGGACGGCCACGTCACGGTCCTGGTGGCCACCAACGTCGCGGCCCGCGGCATCCACGTCGACAACCTGGACCTCGTCGTCAACGTCGATCCGCCCAGCGACCACAAGGACTACCTGCACCGCGGCGGGCGCACCGCCCGGGCCGGCGAGTCCGGCACCGTCGTCACCCTGGTCCTGCCGCACCAGCGCCGCGACATGACCCGTCTGATGGGGGACGCCGGCATCACCCCGCAGACCACCCGGGTACGTCCCGGCGGGACCGAGCTGAACCGCATCACCGGAGCCCAGGCGCCCTCGGGTGTGCCCGTCGTCATCGCTCCGCCGCCCGCCCAGAACAAGCCCGCGCGTTCCGGCTCCTCCTCCCGCGGCCGACGCGGCCGACCCGGCCAGGGCCGCCGCCGCCCGGCCGCCAAGGGGTAG
- a CDS encoding lipase family protein has product MPPRSRTGLLAAVVTAACLGAHVVAAAPAAATDETVSRGVTIPAFYHPPAHLPAADGALVRSEPLPLALRLPGLTGPLPGSATRLMYKSTDSTGQPVAVTGAYLEPAARWKAGGPRPLVAVAPGTMGQGDQCAASLGLEHPLRLNGQTVSVGYENLAVHRLLAKGIAVVVTDYAGLGTTDRLHTYVNRVDEAHAVLDAVRAARSVRGTSVTADSPVGLFGYSQGGGASAAAAELQPSYAPDVPLAGTYAGAPPADLASVTEAIDGSELAGALGWSLNGFLQSDPSLRPIAEAHLNAAGRAALTDLSTMCVGDALFGHGFTESTGWTRDGRSLSDIIATTPALRAFLESQRIGTLKPSGPVRVATGVSDDLVPHGQARGLAVDWCRKGADVTYKAVLLPDVGSSLLNHFAPLLTDQGSAVDWLTDRLSGKRAASDCRSMPVQP; this is encoded by the coding sequence ATGCCCCCACGCTCGCGCACCGGACTTCTGGCCGCGGTGGTCACCGCCGCCTGCCTCGGCGCCCACGTGGTCGCCGCCGCCCCCGCCGCGGCGACGGACGAGACCGTGTCCCGGGGTGTCACCATCCCCGCGTTCTACCACCCGCCCGCCCACCTGCCCGCCGCCGACGGCGCCCTCGTCCGGAGCGAGCCCCTCCCGCTGGCCCTGCGCCTGCCCGGCCTCACGGGTCCGCTGCCGGGAAGCGCGACCCGGCTGATGTACAAGTCCACCGACTCCACCGGGCAACCGGTCGCCGTCACCGGCGCCTACCTCGAACCGGCCGCCCGCTGGAAGGCCGGCGGTCCCCGGCCCCTGGTCGCGGTGGCACCCGGCACCATGGGGCAGGGCGACCAGTGCGCCGCCTCCCTGGGGCTCGAGCACCCGCTGAGGCTCAACGGCCAGACGGTGTCCGTCGGTTACGAGAACCTGGCGGTCCACCGCCTCCTCGCGAAGGGCATCGCCGTGGTCGTCACCGACTACGCGGGCCTGGGCACGACCGACCGGCTGCACACCTACGTGAACCGGGTCGACGAGGCCCACGCGGTCCTGGACGCCGTCCGCGCCGCCCGCTCGGTGCGCGGCACCTCGGTCACCGCCGACTCCCCGGTCGGGCTCTTCGGATACAGCCAGGGCGGCGGGGCGAGTGCGGCGGCCGCCGAACTCCAGCCCTCCTACGCCCCCGACGTCCCCCTCGCCGGAACGTACGCCGGAGCACCGCCCGCCGACCTGGCCTCGGTCACCGAGGCCATCGACGGCAGTGAACTGGCGGGTGCGCTGGGCTGGTCGCTGAACGGCTTCCTCCAGTCCGACCCGTCCCTGAGACCCATCGCCGAGGCGCACCTGAACGCCGCCGGCAGGGCGGCCCTCACCGACCTGTCGACGATGTGCGTCGGCGACGCCCTCTTCGGCCACGGCTTCACCGAGAGCACCGGGTGGACCCGCGACGGGCGCTCCCTCAGCGACATCATCGCCACCACGCCGGCCCTCCGGGCGTTCCTGGAGAGCCAGCGCATCGGCACGCTGAAACCGTCCGGCCCCGTCCGCGTGGCGACGGGCGTCAGCGACGACCTCGTACCGCACGGACAGGCCCGCGGCCTCGCCGTCGACTGGTGCCGCAAGGGCGCCGACGTCACCTACAAGGCCGTCCTCCTGCCCGACGTCGGCAGCTCACTGCTCAACCACTTCGCACCGCTGCTGACCGACCAGGGCAGCGCCGTCGACTGGCTGACCGACCGGTTGTCCGGCAAACGGGCCGCCTCCGACTGCCGGAGCATGCCCGTACAGCCCTGA